In the genome of Rhodoplanes sp. Z2-YC6860, one region contains:
- a CDS encoding DUF983 domain-containing protein: MAEFDRSQIQTMLSGLACRCPRCGKGKLFQGFLTLKPSCDACGLDYAFIDAGDGPAVFVVLFAGFVVVTCALVVEFKYAPPFWVHAVLWGPLILVTTLWPLRALKGLLIALQFWNKAAEGRLERKAGDGSP; encoded by the coding sequence ATGGCCGAATTCGATCGCTCACAAATTCAGACGATGCTCAGCGGCCTGGCCTGCCGCTGTCCGCGCTGCGGCAAGGGCAAGCTGTTCCAGGGCTTTCTGACGCTGAAGCCGTCATGCGATGCCTGCGGGCTCGACTATGCGTTCATCGACGCCGGCGACGGGCCTGCGGTGTTCGTGGTGCTGTTCGCGGGCTTCGTCGTGGTCACCTGCGCGCTGGTCGTCGAGTTCAAATACGCGCCGCCGTTCTGGGTGCATGCGGTGCTCTGGGGACCGTTGATCCTCGTCACCACATTATGGCCGTTGCGCGCGCTCAAAGGTCTGCTCATCGCCCTGCAATTTTGGAACAAGGCCGCTGAGGGGCGCCTGGAACGAAAGGCCGGTGACGGCAGTCCTTGA
- a CDS encoding metal ABC transporter permease, translating to MTDALSFLWPAFLVSVCLVGIHAYFGIQVLARKVIFVDLALAQIAALGATIAFMLGHPAQSGATYGYSLAFTLLAAVLLAFTRAWSGRVPQEALIGVIYVVAAAAAILLIDRAPQGAEHLKQILTGNILTSGLNEIAIVAPLYAAVGLLHWLLRRRLTGAGSLFFEFVFYASFGVVVTSSVAIAGVLLVFSFLIVPAAIGVMFASSQGRQLAIGWVTGSLTSAAGLAVSFVLDLPTGAAMVCAFGAALVVAGIAYAFRPAGRRQAARVAAATARWGVAAILAGSAVQLAAAPRADQPLLDVAEYAVPSLRQLYFTRIEQATYLDASAYAERYRAEAEQLNDLERRKRTEGEALDDFALARVSSFLKSYGEMHKGEQFVMAEVRARARERVRWGFGAGLLALAVMVVVPWRRLRRSPARVGAAAP from the coding sequence ATGACCGACGCCCTCTCATTCCTCTGGCCGGCGTTTCTGGTGTCTGTCTGCCTGGTCGGCATCCACGCCTATTTCGGCATCCAGGTGCTGGCCCGCAAAGTCATCTTCGTCGATCTGGCGCTCGCGCAGATCGCAGCGCTCGGCGCGACGATCGCGTTCATGCTCGGCCACCCCGCGCAGAGCGGGGCGACCTACGGCTATTCGCTCGCGTTCACGCTGCTGGCGGCCGTGCTGCTCGCCTTCACCCGCGCCTGGTCCGGCCGCGTGCCGCAGGAGGCGCTGATCGGCGTGATTTACGTGGTGGCCGCGGCCGCGGCCATTCTGCTGATCGACCGCGCGCCGCAGGGCGCCGAGCATCTGAAGCAGATCCTGACCGGCAACATCCTGACCAGCGGCCTCAATGAGATCGCCATCGTCGCGCCGCTTTACGCCGCGGTGGGGCTTTTGCACTGGCTGCTGCGCCGAAGGCTGACCGGCGCGGGATCGCTGTTCTTCGAGTTCGTGTTCTACGCAAGCTTCGGCGTCGTCGTGACGAGCTCCGTCGCGATCGCTGGCGTGCTGCTGGTGTTCTCGTTTCTCATCGTGCCCGCGGCCATCGGCGTCATGTTCGCATCGTCGCAGGGCAGGCAGCTCGCCATCGGCTGGGTCACCGGCAGTCTCACCAGCGCCGCGGGCCTCGCCGTCTCGTTTGTGCTCGATCTGCCGACTGGCGCCGCGATGGTGTGCGCGTTCGGCGCTGCGCTCGTCGTCGCAGGGATCGCTTACGCATTCCGGCCCGCGGGGCGCCGGCAGGCCGCGCGTGTCGCTGCGGCAACTGCGCGCTGGGGCGTGGCCGCGATCCTGGCCGGTTCCGCCGTGCAGCTCGCTGCGGCGCCGCGCGCCGATCAGCCGCTTCTGGACGTTGCCGAATACGCCGTGCCTTCGCTGCGGCAGCTCTATTTCACCCGCATCGAGCAGGCCACCTACCTCGACGCCAGCGCCTACGCCGAGCGCTATCGCGCCGAGGCCGAGCAGCTCAACGATCTGGAGCGGCGCAAGCGCACCGAAGGCGAGGCGCTCGATGATTTCGCGCTGGCGCGCGTGTCCTCGTTCCTGAAGTCCTACGGCGAGATGCACAAGGGCGAGCAGTTCGTCATGGCCGAAGTGCGCGCGCGGGCACGCGAGCGCGTGCGCTGGGGCTTCGGCGCGGGCCTGCTGGCTTTGGCCGTGATGGTTGTCGTACCGTGGCGGCGGTTGCGGCGGTCACCCGCCCGCGTCGGAGCAGCCGCGCCATAG
- a CDS encoding acetamidase/formamidase family protein, with protein sequence MKRKAYPIALGAGVALVIATAALAQTPNTAQSPAQNPAPTPAPSPAPAPAPAAAPAFPPTATITTPGYPAQAAADPKLRVLDLPNGKKVHVLPATLETTQWGWFDNAQPPVLRVHSGDTIALETMMHSHNQVVPGATIEQIKKLRTDFPGRGPHTLTGPIYIEEAQPGDVLKVTLNKIVPRSYATNFNVPGMFGQFPNVYADGQVKYLYLDLDKMQTEFLPGIVLPLKPFPGTLAVARKEPGRYSSVPPGEYAGNMDIRDFVAGSSLYVPVHVAGALLWTGDSHAGQGNGEVNLTAIETAYKEFNITVEVIKGKPLDFPRIETAKSWITMGFDQDLNKAWAQAKAQTVKFLAEQRNVPAEQAEKLMVSVSDCRVSQVVNIKKGIHCLNPKNTRDKEDMERPTKETSKYYVAHAKDADLNKAMNDASMGMIKFLETEKKIARLDAYGLASVAMDCRVGAISDTEKNVHCLVPKSIWVASKK encoded by the coding sequence ATGAAGCGAAAGGCTTATCCCATTGCACTTGGTGCCGGCGTTGCGCTGGTCATCGCCACTGCGGCGCTCGCACAGACGCCGAACACTGCACAAAGTCCTGCGCAGAATCCTGCACCGACTCCCGCGCCAAGCCCGGCGCCTGCTCCCGCACCGGCTGCCGCGCCCGCATTCCCACCGACCGCCACCATCACGACGCCGGGCTATCCGGCACAGGCTGCGGCCGATCCCAAGCTCCGCGTTCTCGATCTGCCGAACGGCAAGAAGGTGCACGTTCTGCCCGCCACGCTCGAGACCACGCAATGGGGCTGGTTTGATAACGCGCAGCCGCCGGTGCTGCGCGTGCATTCCGGCGACACCATCGCGCTGGAAACCATGATGCACAGCCACAACCAGGTGGTGCCGGGCGCGACGATCGAGCAGATCAAGAAGCTGCGCACCGATTTTCCGGGCCGCGGTCCGCACACCTTGACGGGGCCGATTTACATCGAGGAAGCGCAGCCGGGTGACGTGCTCAAGGTCACGCTCAACAAGATCGTGCCGCGCTCTTACGCGACGAACTTCAACGTGCCGGGAATGTTCGGCCAATTCCCGAACGTCTATGCGGACGGCCAGGTCAAATATCTCTATCTCGATCTGGACAAGATGCAGACCGAGTTCCTGCCCGGCATCGTGCTGCCGCTGAAGCCGTTCCCGGGCACGCTCGCCGTCGCGCGCAAAGAGCCCGGCCGCTATTCAAGCGTGCCGCCGGGCGAATACGCCGGCAACATGGACATCCGCGACTTCGTCGCCGGCAGCTCGCTCTATGTGCCGGTTCATGTGGCGGGCGCGCTGCTGTGGACCGGCGACTCGCACGCCGGCCAGGGCAACGGCGAGGTCAACCTGACCGCGATCGAGACCGCCTACAAGGAGTTCAACATCACGGTCGAGGTCATCAAGGGCAAGCCGCTCGACTTCCCGCGGATCGAGACCGCGAAGTCGTGGATCACGATGGGCTTCGACCAGGACCTGAACAAGGCCTGGGCGCAGGCCAAGGCACAGACCGTCAAGTTCCTCGCCGAGCAGCGCAACGTGCCCGCGGAGCAAGCCGAGAAGCTGATGGTGAGCGTGTCCGATTGCCGCGTTTCCCAAGTGGTCAACATCAAGAAGGGCATCCACTGCCTCAATCCGAAGAACACGCGCGACAAGGAGGACATGGAGCGCCCGACCAAGGAGACGTCGAAGTACTACGTGGCCCATGCCAAGGACGCCGACCTGAACAAGGCGATGAACGATGCATCGATGGGCATGATCAAGTTCCTCGAGACCGAGAAGAAGATCGCCCGCCTCGATGCTTACGGTCTCGCCAGCGTCGCGATGGACTGCCGGGTGGGCGCAATCTCGGACACCGAGAAGAACGTCCATTGCCTCGTGCCAAAGAGCATCTGGGTCGCGAGCAAGAAGTAA
- a CDS encoding metal ABC transporter substrate-binding protein, whose amino-acid sequence MSRIALILVCLALASPALAQQRLQVVTTTTDLRSLTEAVGGNRVAVTSLVPPNFDAEEYQPRPQDVLRLKDARLVVRVGLDYDLWLDRLLAQTGRPEIDRGGPAYVDASFAIAALELRGMSVGPGDGHAHGSGNPHYWLDPGNAEIVTGTIVEALARIDPAGASVYEANRAAFVAKLASKLAGWQARLAPLKAFPLVAYHNSWPYFARRFRLDFAGFIETKPGVPPSPSHLAGIIEMMRARGVRFVVREPHEPDRDVAFVASKAGATVVTLAASVGALPNAVDYISLFDANVDALTKASAAR is encoded by the coding sequence GTGTCGCGTATTGCCCTCATTCTCGTGTGCCTCGCGCTGGCATCGCCGGCGCTGGCGCAGCAGCGCCTTCAGGTCGTGACCACGACCACCGACCTGCGCAGCCTGACCGAGGCCGTCGGCGGCAACCGCGTCGCGGTGACGAGCCTCGTGCCGCCGAACTTCGATGCTGAGGAGTATCAGCCGAGGCCGCAGGACGTGCTGCGCCTCAAAGATGCGCGCCTGGTCGTGCGCGTCGGCCTCGACTACGACCTGTGGCTCGACCGCCTGCTGGCGCAGACCGGCCGGCCCGAGATCGATCGTGGCGGGCCGGCGTATGTCGATGCATCGTTCGCGATCGCGGCGCTGGAACTGCGCGGCATGAGCGTCGGCCCGGGCGACGGCCACGCGCATGGCAGCGGCAACCCGCACTACTGGCTCGATCCCGGCAATGCCGAGATCGTCACCGGCACAATCGTCGAAGCGCTCGCCCGCATCGACCCGGCCGGCGCATCGGTTTACGAGGCCAACCGCGCGGCCTTTGTCGCCAAACTCGCGTCGAAGCTCGCGGGTTGGCAGGCAAGGCTCGCGCCGCTCAAGGCCTTTCCGCTCGTCGCCTATCACAACAGCTGGCCCTATTTCGCGCGCCGCTTCCGCCTGGATTTCGCGGGCTTCATCGAGACGAAGCCCGGCGTGCCGCCGTCGCCGTCGCACCTCGCCGGCATCATCGAGATGATGCGTGCGCGGGGCGTGCGCTTCGTGGTCCGCGAGCCCCATGAGCCGGACCGTGACGTGGCCTTCGTCGCGAGCAAGGCTGGCGCCACGGTCGTGACGCTCGCCGCCTCGGTCGGCGCGCTGCCGAACGCCGTCGATTACATTTCGCTGTTCGATGCCAATGTCGACGCGCTCACCAAGGCTTCGGCGGCAAGATGA
- a CDS encoding MBL fold metallo-hydrolase, which yields MKACLGLLTASLAFATSAIAQGAPPSQAQLITLGTAGGPLPRGDRMQSSNLLVVNGELYLIDAGGGVTTRVVQSGNDFRKVGKIFITHPHSDHTAGLATLMVSQWEYQRAEPVDIYGGGVEALVKGALAYLTPNAEIRWAEGKKRPMADTFKGHDIASGVVFQDANVKVTVVENTHFNFQPGTPPYGKYKSFSYRFDTPGRSFLFTGDTGWSEPVAELAKGVDLLVTEVTETEDVIALMKKAGAWQAKTPSEQEGWIRHMHEEHVTPEEVGKLAAKAGVKAVVMTHLSPSPNPNDDFARYVEGAKKNFTGPITVAKDLMKF from the coding sequence ATGAAAGCATGTCTCGGACTGCTGACGGCTTCGCTCGCCTTCGCCACCAGCGCCATCGCGCAGGGCGCCCCGCCATCACAAGCCCAACTCATCACGCTCGGCACCGCCGGCGGTCCGCTGCCGCGAGGCGATCGGATGCAATCGTCCAATCTCCTTGTCGTCAACGGGGAGCTCTATCTGATCGACGCGGGCGGCGGCGTCACGACTCGGGTGGTGCAGTCCGGCAATGATTTCCGTAAGGTCGGCAAGATTTTCATCACCCATCCGCACAGCGACCATACTGCAGGCCTCGCCACGCTGATGGTGAGCCAGTGGGAGTATCAGCGCGCGGAGCCCGTCGACATCTACGGCGGCGGCGTCGAAGCGCTGGTGAAGGGCGCGCTCGCATATCTCACGCCGAACGCCGAGATCCGCTGGGCCGAGGGCAAGAAACGGCCGATGGCCGACACCTTCAAGGGCCACGACATCGCATCGGGTGTGGTGTTTCAGGACGCCAACGTGAAGGTCACGGTGGTCGAGAACACGCACTTCAACTTCCAGCCCGGCACGCCGCCTTACGGCAAGTACAAATCATTCTCCTATCGCTTCGACACGCCGGGCCGTTCGTTCCTGTTCACCGGCGACACCGGCTGGTCGGAGCCGGTGGCGGAGCTTGCGAAAGGCGTCGACCTGCTGGTCACCGAAGTCACCGAGACCGAAGATGTCATCGCGCTGATGAAGAAGGCCGGCGCGTGGCAGGCCAAGACGCCCTCCGAGCAGGAAGGCTGGATCCGGCACATGCACGAGGAACACGTCACGCCCGAGGAGGTCGGCAAGCTCGCCGCAAAGGCCGGGGTGAAGGCGGTGGTAATGACGCATCTCAGTCCGTCGCCGAATCCGAATGACGATTTCGCGCGATACGTGGAAGGAGCCAAGAAGAACTTCACGGGTCCGATCACCGTGGCAAAAGACCTGATGAAGTTCTGA
- a CDS encoding adenylate/guanylate cyclase domain-containing protein: MFSRSIRQKIVGIAVGLIVLMIVTSVLSIFMASRVGLLLDELTNKYLPAYAHLSQANVLSLERALALRRLMIAKMQTPPDQAGYAARLKNFQELGPEVEKHTEAARKLIISIIEDPRTPSDNAALARIETRVDLATHDVIARMSVESSQLIGALDGQNFDGARQRMALIDALRDEFIGKIDTIRNDMGAQVLASAHKVIADQKKTIVVSVVVTALAAIIGLIFAMLVSSGITRPVRLLLEGTRHVEAGNLDRSISITTQDEIGQLSLAFNRMIEQLRHNEKIRQTFGKYIDPQVVKGLIDQPTLATEGKRRIMTVMFCDMKGFSALSEGMTPQGLVKVMNRYLSIMSEPIHNHQGIIDKYIGDAIMAYWGPPFVDEADQARLACLAARDMVANLGALRQELPELLGVRNIPMHLDIRIGIATGEALVGSIGSEFMMSYTVMGDTVNLAARLEPANKIYGSHVLVSEATARAAEAAIELREIDRLFVAGSSQPQAVFEIMGVKGGLSEQQSVLQSRYAEGLAAYRGGRFDDARGSFNAALAAVPADGPSLALLKRIESLQANPPPSDWDGAWPLAGR, encoded by the coding sequence ATGTTCAGTCGTTCCATTCGCCAAAAGATCGTCGGCATCGCGGTCGGCCTGATCGTTCTGATGATCGTCACTTCGGTGCTGTCGATTTTCATGGCGTCGAGGGTTGGCCTCCTGCTCGATGAGCTTACCAACAAGTACCTTCCAGCTTACGCCCATCTCTCACAGGCCAATGTCCTCTCGCTTGAGCGCGCTCTTGCGCTTCGCCGGCTGATGATCGCGAAGATGCAAACGCCGCCGGATCAGGCGGGCTATGCCGCGCGTTTGAAAAATTTTCAGGAGCTTGGGCCCGAGGTCGAGAAACACACTGAAGCCGCGCGCAAGCTGATCATCTCGATCATCGAAGACCCCCGCACGCCGTCGGACAACGCGGCGCTGGCGCGCATCGAGACTCGTGTTGATCTTGCCACCCACGACGTCATCGCTCGCATGAGCGTTGAATCGTCCCAGTTGATCGGAGCGCTGGATGGGCAGAATTTCGACGGCGCACGGCAACGCATGGCGCTGATCGATGCGCTGCGTGATGAATTCATCGGCAAGATCGACACCATCCGCAATGACATGGGCGCCCAGGTGCTCGCCAGCGCACACAAGGTCATTGCCGATCAGAAGAAAACCATTGTGGTGTCGGTCGTCGTGACCGCGCTCGCCGCGATCATCGGCCTGATCTTCGCAATGCTGGTCTCGAGCGGCATCACCCGCCCGGTCCGACTGCTGCTCGAAGGCACGCGTCACGTCGAGGCCGGTAACCTGGACCGGTCGATCAGCATCACCACGCAGGACGAGATCGGGCAGCTGTCGCTCGCGTTCAACCGCATGATCGAGCAGCTCCGGCACAATGAGAAAATCCGCCAGACCTTCGGCAAATACATCGACCCTCAGGTGGTCAAAGGTCTGATTGATCAGCCCACGCTCGCCACCGAAGGCAAGCGCCGGATCATGACCGTGATGTTCTGCGACATGAAAGGCTTTTCGGCGCTGAGCGAAGGCATGACGCCGCAGGGGCTGGTCAAAGTCATGAATCGCTATCTGTCGATCATGTCGGAGCCGATCCACAATCACCAAGGCATCATCGACAAATACATCGGCGACGCCATCATGGCCTATTGGGGACCGCCGTTCGTCGATGAGGCGGATCAGGCCCGGTTGGCCTGTCTTGCCGCGCGAGACATGGTCGCGAATCTCGGCGCGTTGCGCCAGGAATTGCCGGAACTGCTCGGCGTGCGAAACATTCCGATGCATCTCGACATCCGGATCGGGATCGCCACCGGCGAGGCGCTGGTCGGCAGCATCGGCTCCGAGTTCATGATGAGCTACACGGTGATGGGAGACACGGTCAATCTCGCCGCGCGTCTCGAGCCCGCCAACAAGATCTACGGCAGTCATGTGCTGGTTTCGGAAGCGACCGCGCGCGCCGCGGAGGCGGCAATCGAACTGCGCGAGATCGACCGGCTCTTTGTCGCTGGCTCGTCCCAGCCGCAAGCGGTGTTTGAGATCATGGGCGTCAAAGGCGGGTTGAGCGAGCAGCAGTCGGTGCTGCAAAGCCGCTACGCCGAAGGCCTCGCCGCTTATCGGGGGGGCCGCTTCGATGACGCGCGGGGAAGCTTCAACGCCGCGCTCGCGGCGGTTCCGGCTGATGGCCCGTCGCTGGCGTTGTTGAAGCGGATCGAGAGCCTGCAGGCCAATCCGCCGCCCTCGGACTGGGATGGCGCCTGGCCGCTGGCCGGCCGATAA
- a CDS encoding SURF1 family protein, with translation MIPAVMTLAALVVFIGLGTWQIERKAWKEGLIDMLTRRLEAQPAELPGPADWGGLDAGNAEFRRVRLNVQFQNAQGKAQDALVYTSGSQIRDDVKGQGFFVFSPAKLSGGGTIVINRGFTPDKNYPPAEASTQEIVGVLRWPEQPSWFTPGRDSAGTWYARDHLAMAQAQGWGKVAPFYIEMEDPVPPGGVPHPSVLKVLLRNEHLQYAITWFGLAAVTAIMFAIWAWRRREMEADLSPPSS, from the coding sequence TTGATTCCCGCCGTCATGACGCTTGCCGCGCTCGTGGTGTTCATCGGCCTCGGCACCTGGCAGATCGAGCGCAAAGCCTGGAAGGAAGGCCTGATCGACATGCTGACACGGCGGCTCGAGGCGCAGCCGGCCGAGTTGCCGGGCCCGGCCGATTGGGGCGGGCTCGATGCCGGCAACGCGGAATTCCGCCGCGTGCGCCTGAACGTGCAATTCCAGAACGCGCAAGGCAAAGCGCAGGATGCGCTGGTCTACACCAGCGGTTCGCAAATCCGTGATGACGTGAAGGGGCAGGGCTTCTTCGTGTTCAGCCCGGCGAAGCTGTCGGGCGGCGGGACCATCGTCATCAACCGCGGCTTCACGCCGGACAAGAACTACCCGCCAGCCGAAGCAAGCACTCAGGAGATCGTCGGCGTCCTGCGCTGGCCCGAACAGCCCTCGTGGTTCACGCCGGGTCGCGACAGTGCAGGCACCTGGTACGCGCGCGATCATCTCGCGATGGCGCAGGCGCAGGGCTGGGGCAAGGTCGCGCCGTTCTACATCGAGATGGAGGACCCGGTGCCGCCCGGCGGCGTGCCGCATCCATCCGTGCTCAAGGTGCTGCTGCGCAACGAGCACCTGCAATACGCCATCACCTGGTTCGGCCTTGCCGCCGTGACGGCGATCATGTTCGCGATCTGGGCCTGGCGACGGCGCGAGATGGAGGCTGACCTCTCACCGCCCTCGTCCTGA
- a CDS encoding GNAT family N-acetyltransferase, whose translation MAVSAVSSSLSPARHTPDSQTSLSSRERPSLPVDVRAARLADVPLLIGMKTQMAAAEDAAFFFDDTPARWERDFFGPESRFLALVSELAGHPVGMAIFNEQPMAGWPSVPIYIQSIYVKPEFRRRGVGRALMAGIIAEAQRRRSQLVFLNVDHNNAARRLYESGGFVHADTCLVYTLVVPQDADTPQPAPARR comes from the coding sequence ATGGCGGTTTCCGCGGTCAGTTCGTCGTTGTCGCCCGCTCGCCACACACCCGATTCCCAAACCTCGCTTTCATCGCGCGAACGGCCGTCATTGCCGGTCGATGTCCGCGCCGCCCGACTTGCGGATGTGCCGCTTCTCATCGGCATGAAGACGCAGATGGCCGCGGCCGAGGACGCGGCTTTCTTTTTCGATGATACGCCTGCGCGCTGGGAGCGCGATTTCTTCGGCCCGGAGTCGCGGTTTCTTGCGCTCGTCTCGGAACTGGCCGGTCATCCGGTTGGAATGGCGATCTTCAACGAGCAGCCCATGGCCGGCTGGCCTTCGGTGCCGATCTACATCCAGTCGATCTATGTGAAGCCGGAGTTTCGCCGCCGGGGCGTCGGCCGCGCGTTGATGGCCGGGATCATCGCCGAAGCGCAACGCCGGCGGTCCCAGCTCGTCTTCCTCAATGTGGATCACAACAATGCCGCGCGCAGGCTCTACGAGAGCGGCGGCTTTGTGCACGCCGACACCTGCCTCGTTTACACGCTGGTGGTGCCGCAAGATGCCGATACGCCCCAGCCCGCCCCTGCGCGCCGGTAG